DNA sequence from the Penicillium psychrofluorescens genome assembly, chromosome: 3 genome:
CCCGGTGGAGGCAGAGTAGACGACGCCGCCGGTTCTTCCTTTTTGTCATCCACGGACTCTGGTGTCACCAACTGCTCACCCCCAACAAATTCACTAGGCCGTCGCCGATGGGCACTCAATCGAGGATTGTATGGCTGCGTTGGTTGTGGAGACGGGCCTGCCCCAGGATTGAATGAGAATGCCGGAAGCTGCGGGGGTGTCCGAGGCCCAGGAGTTTCGGACTGGTTGTCGGATGCATCTGCGTCCCTGGCAGGAAACACAAACGCCGGATTTGGTAGCGATGCAGGCATGGTGAGATGACGACGGGGATCCGCGGTCGGTTGGTCGGGGGAATCGAAATGCTGGGCAAACCCGGTCGGCTGGGACTGAAAAGGGAGCGAGATTGAAGTCATAGATGCTGCGTCGCAgaagatgaacaagaagagaaaaagaaaatagaaaCAAGCgaatcgaagaagaaaaactGAGAGTCGAAACGATCCAGATGAACAAAGACCTCCAGATGGTTTGACTTCCCTGCGATGACTGGGAAAGGCCAATAATCTGGAGGTCTTACCAACCTCGTTTGAGGGTCATTGGATATTCCGCACCAGGCAGGAACGAGTGAAAATAGACCGAAAAAGGTAAAAGCGCAACCGATAGTCTTCAACCTAGTCAGACCGAAAGAGAGGCCGACGCAGGGGAAATTCGATCAAGCCAGGTGTCGAGAGAAGCGATTTGGTTAAGGAACGGACGGCCACGACGGGGACCAGGGCGGGCtaggaggaggaggatgaggagagTCGTGGAGGTAGGAGGAGGAAGGTGATGGGTGAGGTtggaaaagagaaggaagaagagttgagggggagaaagagagaagagaacaaCAAATCCGAGGGGCCAAGAACGGTATGGTAAGCCGGTGACAATAATACGGTATCATACACTCATTCTGTCTGTCCCACGCTTCAACCGTCTGACATTCTGCGCATCCCCTGCCGACAACTCGTGGCTTGCGCAGAACCTGGAAAGAGTCCACCCTCCGGACGAGGCTGCCATCTGGACTGACTGGAAGTGGTGGGCCGTCATGACCTCTAGGTGCCACCCATGAATGGGTTCTGGACTTACGCCCGCAGCCTCAAGCCACCGGAAGCAGAGCTAACTAGTTTTAACTAACCGTGGACGCTATTAGAATATGGTTCGTACGCTGACATCTTACGAGCATCCTGGGGGGTCCCGAGACGAGCATCAATCACCAGAACGGCCACGCATccggagaaaaaaaagcagacAGGCACCAGCCTTAGCCTGCCCGCCTATCCAAATCTCGCCTGGTGCGGTGGGTCCCCAAAGCGCCACGCTGGGGGGCTTGCACATCGCAGGGGGTCAATGTTGTGGAACAGGACGTTGTCCGGGGCGACCAGGAGAGGGAATAGATTCAGCATTGCCAGTTCGAGTCCACCATAGTGACGAGAGGCGATTCTCACGATGTTCACACTTGCACATTCGCCGCGGGTTTCAGGTTCCCTCTCCTCTTGGCTGGCGGAGCCATTGCAGGTGACAAAAATAGCGTGAGACCTATCTTAGCGCCCTTTGATGGGGGGGAGGGCCTCCTCGCAGGTTCGACGCCATCAGAACAGGGCAACTGAAACAGCCCTCCCCTGGCGTCCCTTGGACGCCCGATTTGGCAGGTCCGGCCAATCATGACCGCGGCTTCGATCGACGGCTTAATATAACGATAATCAGGAGTTTGACCTCTTGGTCCGTGGGggcgatcatcatcagcctAATTGGGGCGGCAATGTTTTACGCATGCTACTCTGCAATGTGCAGGAGAACTACGCAGTAGCGGGGATACCAGCAGGAAACGAGCAGGGGTTCGTGGGATTGGACTCGctctcgccgcgctgcagCCGGATCGACATCGGACAAGGCAAACGCAGAGATTCATCGAGGCTTGACTCGATCCATGCTGTCGCGGCCACCCGACGGCTACCGTATGTACCATACAATACAAGCACGCCTGATTTGTAGGATCTAATGCAATCAACACAGCCTCACCAAAAAGAGGGCCGGGGGTTTGCTTTCGTCGGTCCGTCTGGCCTCGGAAGATCGTCGGTTCTGAAAGCCACCACAATTGATCCCCCGATTACGCCCCAATAAGTTACAGCCACACCTGAATCCCCAGTCGCTCCCATCCGAGCTCCGGGAACCCGCCGCCAAACCACGGAACGGGCCCTAGTGGAAATGAGATTCCGGACTCCACCGCGATGGCCAGTGGAGCGATCGGCCCTGTCGCGGAGGAGACAAAGGCGGGCCCAACCGTGGTGATATCATGATTGCAGAATTTTGTCACGGAGCATGCCTCATCCAGTAAGAGGCAGCGTGTCTTTAACTCTTCCAGATCGGCGACGCCGATACAGTCCGTATTATTTTCTGTCTTCACTACTACAGCTTGGGACAGCATGGATTCGCCGAAGTTGAGCCGCCGGACTCGCCCACCAGCACGCTCTGGTTTTCTGCCTGCGAGCTGATAGGCACGTCGAGAGCGGGATTGCGCGTGAAGAAATTGACAGGCTTCAGCGAGACCAGCAACTTCTCGGAAGGCATGACGGGCCAGTCCTCGACGCGCGGGTTGTGGGTGGTGCCAAAGGTGTGCCAAAGGACGATGTCCTCGTCTCGCACGCTCAGCGGGGACGTGCGGGACCGAATCCATGAGGCAATGCCTTCGCCTCCGGCCGACTGCATTGTATTCTCGCCTGCACTGTATAACTCGCCGTCCTGGTAGCGGGTAACCCAAACCGCGTGCTCGCCAAATTCTGATCGCTGGGCATGGTAGGACGACGGATGTGCCAGGATCATTTGCGATGGGTGTGGCACAAGTTTATACCCGACAGGCCCTTTGCTTATTGGGTTACAAACGTTCTCATTAACGATCTTGAACACGCGGTTGCGGGCGATATCAATATCCAGCGGAGATTCCGTCTCGACAAACTTGTGAGTCGTCGTGTAACCAATGCCAAACGGATTGTGCACGGCAGGGTCATTCAATGGCATGGCGTGAGACTCCTCGACCATCAGAGAGTTCCGGTGTCCATCAATGGCCGGGTCAATCCTCAGACTGAACAGGTGTTGATGATACGGCGCCATCACACCTGGTGCTACCAGTGTCCCATACGGAACGGACTCATCCAGATTGATCGGCGCGGTGGAGAGGATTCCCGTTGCGCGAACCTCGTAGTTGATCGAGGCGTCCTGCGTGAACTGAAACGCAAAGATATACTCGTAGTTACCGACAGTGATGATCGTCTGCAGCACAAGGACGCGAGAGCGGGTGACCACGGCGTTGTTCGTGCGGAAGTTGGTATGTTTCCACAGAATGCCGTCGTCGATTTCATGGCAGCAAACGGCATTGGGAAGCACCACCGGGTCTCCGTGCATGTTGTGATGGACTCCGTCAAAGTACTTGATGTGGCCCAAACAATCGCAACCTGACCATACAATATCAGCGGATGGTTCATGAAAATGCTGGGCCTCCTACCAAGCTTCAAGTTATTGGCATTAACACCTGCCCCGTTACTCCCCAGATCAAAAGCCGCCTTGCGCGGATACGGAGCTCGACTATCGCCATAGGGTACGAACATCTCCGAGAGCGCCAACCGATAGAACACACTGCGGCCATCATACATAATATCGTGAAGCGTCAATCCCTCGCGCTGGACAACCAATCAGCAACACCCTTTGCTAAGGACTGACGGACTCACAAAGTTAAAGCCCACTCTCATCCGCCACTTCTCCCAAGTGAGCAAATTCCCCTCAACATGGAACGAGGGTCCCTGCGGCTGGACAACCCTATAGGGTTTTGTGGTAGTCCGCCGCTCCGGAACAAGATCAGGATGGTACTCGCTTGAACGATGGATCTTCCTCCGGTCAAACGGCTTAACCCCCACTTCACTCACGAGTCCAAACCGATCATTCTCGCCgagaggcagagagagcaCGCGTTTCACGGAGTAGGTTTCGCTTAGCATCTCGACGCAGATGTCTAGCGGGTAGGCGTAGTGGTTCGAGTCGCCGTGAGGGGTGAGACTCATGTAGAGGTAGCACTAACAACATATCAAAACACCACTTCCTtaaaagagagaaagagagagatggagagaagcATACCATAATAATCCTCTCCCTCATATCATTCATCCCATCAGTCCCATACGTCCAACACTCAACCTGGACAACAGCCCCCTCCGGCAATTGCAGCAACCGAAGCGCATCCTGCACCTGGGCCGACGCAAGACACGCTTTCTCCATAGCCTGCATCTCCGTGGTATCCTGGAAGGAATGTCTGCCAGCGAGCGATCTCTCCTGCACAATGGTCTGGGCGTCGAGATTAACGTGCACCTCACAGAGATCGGAcacgccgccgccgcgatTGAAATGGATCAGTGCAATTCGCGCTGGTGTATTGGCATTGGTGTCGTTGGCTTTGCCTGCGTGTTCGGCGTGGAGAAAAGGCAGCATTTGGGACTTTGGTGGTTCAAGCAGGGTTACCACTCGGAAGGCGAGTGGTTCGTGTGGGATGGCATTCTTGACGATGCGGACTGCCTGTCGAGCTATCAGGTCGGTTTCAATGGATGCAATATGAGAAGTGAGTCAATATATAATTACCTGGCTGATTTCCGCCGGCGAGAGCGGGTCGAATGGGTGAACGTTAGACATGGTCGAATCTATACTGTGCAAAGATATATAACGGACTAAATCTCAATATCGCATTGGGTCTTCGATGTGTGTAAAGTGAACAAGAAAAAACGAAATCTAAACTGCATCTAGCACATTTAAATAATACTatttccccctccccccctcaATTGAACAAGCCACACGCCCCCTTCCACGGGGAGTTCAGGTGAATACCGGATTGGCTCACGCGACTCCATGTTTCCAATTCATCGGCAGTGGATTTCTCAGCAGAGCTGGTTCTCGCACTGTTGACCTTCTCTCCTACCAGCAAGATGATGTGAGTCTGGATCGCCCTAACGCTAGGTTGACACATCTCCCCTCCCAGGTCCCCGCAGAGAGATACGATAGGTGCATTTCTCCGACAGGCGATAGGTCGGTGGATACGATAGGGTGGAAGGACCGTTATCTTTTCATGCGTCAACGGGATGATGAATGCGCCTGCTAGGGAGCCGCGTTGGATATTAATAATGTATGGGATAATTATCCTGGATTTGGATCCTACATGGCCGGATACGCCGAGGGTAACCAAAtgagtgagagagagagaaagtcAGAGTTCGAGTGAAGCACTGTACACTCTGCAGAATGTGGTATAGATATGCGAAAAATGATTAGGACTAGAGCTGTACAAGACAGGAACAAAAGCCGCTAGAAACAAATCAAATGCTGTTAATCACACATGACGCCCAATATCGTCTTTCCAACCGGCAAGACATTCAACCCAACCA
Encoded proteins:
- a CDS encoding uncharacterized protein (ID:PFLUO_005449-T1.cds;~source:funannotate); translation: MSNVHPFDPLSPAEISQAVRIVKNAIPHEPLAFRVVTLLEPPKSQMLPFLHAEHAGKANDTNANTPARIALIHFNRGGGVSDLCEVHVNLDAQTIVQERSLAGRHSFQDTTEMQAMEKACLASAQVQDALRLLQLPEGAVVQVECWTYGTDGMNDMRERIIMCYLYMSLTPHGDSNHYAYPLDICVEMLSETYSVKRVLSLPLGENDRFGLVSEVGVKPFDRRKIHRSSEYHPDLVPERRTTTKPYRVVQPQGPSFHVEGNLLTWEKWRMRVGFNFREGLTLHDIMYDGRSVFYRLALSEMFVPYGDSRAPYPRKAAFDLGSNGAGVNANNLKLGCDCLGHIKYFDGVHHNMHGDPVVLPNAVCCHEIDDGILWKHTNFRTNNAVVTRSRVLVLQTIITVGNYEYIFAFQFTQDASINYEVRATGILSTAPINLDESVPYGTLVAPGVMAPYHQHLFSLRIDPAIDGHRNSLMVEESHAMPLNDPAVHNPFGIGYTTTHKFVETESPLDIDIARNRVFKIVNENVCNPISKGPVGYKLVPHPSQMILAHPSSYHAQRSEFGEHAVWVTRYQDGELYSAGENTMQSAGGEGIASWIRSRTSPLSVRDEDIVLWHTFGTTHNPRVEDWPVMPSEKLLVSLKPVNFFTRNPALDVPISSQAENQSVLVGESGGSTSANPCCPKL